The DNA sequence CGATCGCACAGCCGCTCATGAGCGCCACGATCGCTGCCGTCTTAATTACTTTCATATGAAACTACGTCCCCGTATCGCGTTGTCGCCGAATTCGGCTGAAGCCAGATTCTCGCCACGCCCTCGTGCACTGAAAGTTATAGAAAAGGATGGTGAATGAAAAGGAAACGCGCCCGCGAACATCGACCTTGGATCTCCTTCTCCGCCCCAGCAAACGCCTCGATTCCATAACGTTCGAAAGGGGATAAAAATTTGATCCATATGGATTTTATTTTGGCAGAAGCTCATGGACCGGCTGAAGCGGCCAATCGGCGCCCGAAAAGAACGCAGCGCATGTGACCGAAACATCACAACGGCGCCCGCCGGCCGCAAGCGAGCGAATCACGTTCACTCAGGGCCGCCTTGTTGCACTGCACCGTTTCAAACGATTGTAGCATGGCAAGCCTCGCCACGCCCCTTTACAAGCTACAGCAAGCGGGGCAGAGAGAGGCCCGGCACCCTGGGGAGATGCGCCACCCGGCCCCTCGCCCAGGCTTCATGAACCGCATGATCAAGGCAGGTATCACGATGACATCGACGCGCACGGAAACAGATACGTTCGGCCCCATCGAAGTGGCAAACGACCGCTATTGGGGCGCCCAGGCCCAGCGCTCGCTCGGCAATTTCAAGATTGGTTGGGAAAAGCAGCCGGCCTCCATCGTCCGGGCGCTCGGCATCGTCAAGCAGGCAGCCGCCCGCACCAACCAGGCGCTTGGCCGGCTGGATTCGACCGTCGCCGATGCCATCGTCAAGGCGTCTCAGGAAGTGATCGACGGCAAGCTCAACGACCATTTCCCGCTCGTCGTGTGGCAGACCGGCTCCGGTACCCAGTCGAACATGAATGCCAACGAGGTCATCTCGAACCGCGCCATTGAGCTTTTGGGCGGCGTCATGGGCTCGAAGAAGCCGGTGCATCCGAACGACCACGTCAACATGAGCCAGTCGTCGAACGACACCTACCCGACGGCGATGCACATCGCCTGCGCGGAACGGGTGATCCATGACCTGCTGCCGGCACTGAAGCACCTGCACAAGGCGCTCGAAGCCAAGGTGAAGGCGTTCGACCACATCATCAAGATCGGCCGCACCCACACCCAGGACGCAACGCCGCTGACGCTCGGCCAGGAATTCTCCGGCTACGCCGCCCAGGTCGCCTCGTCGATCAAGCGCATCGAGATGACGCTTCCCGGTCTTTGCGAACTCGCCCAGGGCGGCACGGCCGTCGGTACCGGCCTTAACGCACCCATCGGCTTTGCCGAGAAGGTTGCCGAAGAGATCGCCAAGATCACCGGCATCGCGTTTACCTCGGCGCCGAACAAGTTCGAGGCGCTCGCCGCCCACGACTCCATGGTCTTCAGCCACGGCGCGATCAACGCGACGGCGGCCGCACTCTTCAAGATCGCCAATGACATCCGCTTCCTCGGCTCCGGCCCGCGCTCCGGTCTCGGCGAGCTGTCGCTGCCGGAAAACGAGCCTGGCTCGTCGATCATGCCCGGCAAGGTCAACCCGACCCAGTGCGAAGCGCTGACCCAGGTCTGCGTCCAGGTCTTCGGCAACCACGCGGCGCTCACCTTCGCCGGCAGCCAGGGCCATTTCGAGCTCAACGTCTTCAACCCGCTGATGGCCTACAACTTCCTGCAGTCGGTCCAACTGCTCGCCGATGCAGCCGTGTCCTTCACCGACAATTGCGTCGTCGGCATCGAGGCGCGCGAAGACAACATCAAGGCGGCACTCGACCGCTCGCTGATGCTG is a window from the Ensifer adhaerens genome containing:
- the fumC gene encoding class II fumarate hydratase encodes the protein MTSTRTETDTFGPIEVANDRYWGAQAQRSLGNFKIGWEKQPASIVRALGIVKQAAARTNQALGRLDSTVADAIVKASQEVIDGKLNDHFPLVVWQTGSGTQSNMNANEVISNRAIELLGGVMGSKKPVHPNDHVNMSQSSNDTYPTAMHIACAERVIHDLLPALKHLHKALEAKVKAFDHIIKIGRTHTQDATPLTLGQEFSGYAAQVASSIKRIEMTLPGLCELAQGGTAVGTGLNAPIGFAEKVAEEIAKITGIAFTSAPNKFEALAAHDSMVFSHGAINATAAALFKIANDIRFLGSGPRSGLGELSLPENEPGSSIMPGKVNPTQCEALTQVCVQVFGNHAALTFAGSQGHFELNVFNPLMAYNFLQSVQLLADAAVSFTDNCVVGIEAREDNIKAALDRSLMLVTALAPKIGYDNAAKIAKTAHKNGTTLREEAVGGGYVTNEEFDAVVRPETMISPA